In a single window of the Acyrthosiphon pisum isolate AL4f chromosome X, pea_aphid_22Mar2018_4r6ur, whole genome shotgun sequence genome:
- the LOC100571167 gene encoding zinc finger protein chinmo produces the protein MDPQQQFCLKWNSFSSNLVTAFDNLFKSESLTDVSLFCEGKTFKAHKLILAACSKHFQEIFEATPLGSSLIVILDGTSSTNMASLLEFMYRGEVQISQERLSSFLKTADNLQVKGLSFEYDKLSLTSQREQGNSENKTANDSPRPKQNGSAEAQLPSTSFNPLPYITCHYRQTTVHSEQHPSSPDPQRNNKRAHHNNPNSTPVSDTLGVRASVLRDGSRPERESPLSMTYSSHSSSHLENSHQPQTNNSGAVDATTSSHHYRNVTTNNCGEDLRIKSEPATAAPNSGEFPQNTNTTNEWKTPDNGTTPPSPSNHSWKIDTSHKNVVSTLTPDGKKLQCPYCERLYGYETNLRAHIRQRHQGIRVPCPFCARTFTRNNTVRRHIAREHKTEIAVKSNPTFPQTANHNQ, from the exons ATGGACCCTCAGCAACAGTTCTGTCTTAAGTGGAATAGTTTTAGTAGCAACCTTGTAACTGCATTTGATAACCTTTTCAAATCGGAAAGTTTAACAGATGTATCATTGTTTTGtgaag gcAAAACTTTCAAAGCTCACAAACTAATTCTGGCAGCATGCAgtaaacattttcaagaaatattTGAAGCTACTCCACTAGGATCAAGTTTGATTGTCATACTTGATGGGACATCGTCTACAAACATGGCATCGTTACTTGAGTTCATGTACCGTGGGGAAGTACAAATATCTCAAGAGAGGCTCTCTAGTTTTTTAAAGACAGCAGACAATTTacag GTTAAAGGCCTGTCATTTGAGTATGACAAATTGTCACTCACAAGTCAGCGTGAACAAGGTAATAGTGAAAACAAAACAGCAAATGATTCTCCAAGACCAAAACAAAATGGATCCGCAGAAGCTCAACTTCCCTCTACCTCATTTAATCCACTCCCATATATAACATGTCATTATCGTCAAACAACTGTACATTCAGAGCAGCATCCTTCATCACCTGACCCCCAAAGAAATAATAAACGAGCGCACCATAACAATCCCAACTCAACGCCGGTTTCCGATACACTTGGTGTTCGAGCATCTGTCTTAAGAGATGGTTCCAGACCTGAACGTGAATCTCCTCTTTCTATGACCTACTCTTCACATTCATCATCGCATCTGGAAAATTCTCATCAGCCCCAAACAAATAATTCTGGTGCTGTAGACGCTACTACTTCATCACATCATTACCGTAATGTGACTACTAATAACTGTGGAGAAG atctGCGAATTAAATCTGAACCTGCAACAGCGGCACCTAATTCTGGAGAATTtccacaaaatacaaatacgacCAATGAATGGAAAACACCAGATAATGGGACAACACCACCATCTCCTTCGAATCACTCGTGGAAGATAGATACATCTCATAAAAACGTTGTTTCAACTCTAACTCCTGATG gtaaaaaattacaatgtccATATTGTGAACGGTTATATGGTTATGAAACAAATCTTAGAGCTCATATAAGACAGAGGCATCAAGGGATTCGAGTTCCGTGTCCTTTTTGTGCTCGAACATTTACACGGAATAATACAGTGAGACGGCACATCGCTAGAGAACACAAAACAGAAATTGCAGTGAAATCAAATCCAACATTTCCGCAAACTGCAAATCACAATCAATAA